The following coding sequences lie in one Lolium perenne isolate Kyuss_39 chromosome 2, Kyuss_2.0, whole genome shotgun sequence genomic window:
- the LOC127322101 gene encoding uncharacterized protein yields MSGWTPPDFTTFTDLMQDGSPIDLEGVSPTHRRTNVASSPIPRVLWSPGAPPPGPYGPYAPPPAPPGPYGSFLPPPYPYPQAPQNAPPVGSGSGTVPPYPPPSYGSYPPPPYPYAPYGPYPPPPSEAPSSESNAAETIVPPRAKRLDWTVQEEEKLVNAWLFNSKDSVAGNCKTGTSFWGGIAATFNATADPSRHRTSKQLKDHWNAYNKEVSLFNAYHIQETNMRQSGADDDMVMKAAMERYAADKRVTGPFRKLHWWNAVKNEAKWKGQHGPGSGTDSSSKRIRLGPSGEFSSSDATGDTEEERPMGRDRAKAAVRKGRRKGKETSSSSEVGSKSFAMSNMMKSLVKAKLFKQWNKMKDRSTVDMNEAEKRKHAKAMKMVEKELGLEDDDDEEEEQEQEEEE; encoded by the exons AtgtccggttggactccaccagatTTCACCACGTTCACGGATCTGATGCAAGACGGGTCACCAATAGACCTCGAAGGTGTCTCTCCGACACATCGTCGCACCAATGTAGCTTCTTCGCCGATTCCCCGAGTTTTATGGTCCCCCGGCGCACCACCTCCGGGGCCATATGGCCCATACGCTCCACCTCCGGCGCCTCCGGGGCCATATGGTTCATTTCTTCCGCCTCCGTATCCATACCCCCAAGCACCTCAAAATGCTCCACCTGTAGGTAGCGGGAGTGGCACTGTACCCCCGTACCCACCACCTTCGTATGGGTCATACCCTCCACCTCCGTATCCATACGCGCCATATGGTCCGTACCCCCCACCACCTTCCGAAGCTCCAAGCTCCGAGTCCAATGCCGCGGAAACAATCGTACCACCGCGTGCAAAGAGGCTTGACTGGACTGTCCAGGAAGAGGAGAAACTG GTTAATGCTTGGCTTTTTAACTCCAAGGACTCTGTTGCCGGTAATTGCAAGACCGGCACTAGTTTTTGGGGTGGGATAGCTGCAACCTTCAACGCTACCGCGGATCCTTCCCGTCATCGGACCTCGAAGCAGCTGAAGGATCATTGGAACGCCTACAacaaggaggtgtccctgttcaaTGCATACCACATCCAAGAAACAAATATGCGTCAGAGTGGAGCAGACGATGATATGGTCATGAAGGCGGCAATGGAGAGGTACGCCGCAGACAAAAGAGTGACGGGGCCGTTCAGAAAGCTCCACTGGTGGAATGCTGTAAAAAATGAAGCGAAGTGGAAAGGACAACATGGTCCTGGTAGTGGAACCGACTCCAGTTCCAAGAGAATCCGTCTAGGACCTTCTGGTGAGTTCAGCTCTAGCGACGCGACAGGCGACACGGAGGAAGAGCGTCCAATGGGCCGCGATAGGGCCAAGGCCGCGGTACGTAAGGGCAGGAGGAAGGGGAAGGAAACCTCATCAAGCAGTGAGGTAGGAAGTAAATCCTTCGCGATGAGTAACATGATGAAGAGTTTAGTGAAGGCTAAGCTATTCAagcaatggaacaaaatgaaAGACCGATCAACCGTCGACATGAACGAAGCAGAAAAGCGCAAACATGCGAAGGCCATGAAGATGGTGGAAAAAGAGCTTGGTCTGGaagatgatgacgacgaggaggaggagcaggaacaagaggaagaagagtag
- the LOC127321967 gene encoding protein NUCLEAR FUSION DEFECTIVE 4: MVFDTGAGTSPAAAPKGRLSVVFTAPFARQVAVGRWFTVFASFAILTASGATYIFSIYSKTLKSALGYDQQTLNTISFFKDLGANLGVFSGLINEVTPPWVVLAIGAAMNLVGYLMVYLAVDGRTARPPVWLVCLYIFVGANSQSFANTGALVTCVKNFPESRGVVLGILKGFVGLSGAVYTQLYLAFYGDDAKSLILLIAWLPAAISVVFVHTIRIMPYPRRRGGQETSVDPFFCFLYISIGLACYLLVMIVVQKQFAFSHAAYAIAATALLIVLFLPLCVVIKQEYKIHREREIDAANEPPPTITVADAHGLQMSTNSKADEQQEQAPPPSSSSSCMGSFGGCVKTMFRPPARGEDYTILQALVSVDMLVLFVATICGVGGTLTAIDNMGQIGQSLGYPAKSINTFVSLISIWNYAGRVTSGFASEALLERYRFPRTLMLTVVLLLACAGHVLIALGVPQSLYAASVIIGFCFGAQWPLVFAIISEVFGLKYYSTLYNFGGMASPVGAYILNVLVAGRLYDAEADKQPGGGFAAGSGRDKVCLGVECFKRSFLIITAATAFGAVVSLVLVWRTWSFYKGDIYARFRDGAGDGRLPVDQRRTPEKEDSAPADGTNAKGSEAR, translated from the coding sequence ATGGTGTTCGACACGGGCGCCGGCacgtcgccggcggcggcgccgaaGGGCCGGCTGAGCGTTGTCTTCACGGCGCCGTTCGCCCGGCAGGTGGCGGTGGGGCGGTGGTTCACGGTGTTCGCCAGCTTCGCCATTCTGACGGCGTCGGGGGCGAcctacatcttcagcatctactcCAAGACGCTCAAGTCGGCGCTGGGGTACGACCAGCAGACGCTGAACACCATCTCCTTCTTCAAGGACCTGGGCGCCAACCTCGGCGTCTTCTCGGGCCTCATCAACGAGGTCACGCCGCCCTGGGTCGTGCTCGCCATCGGCGCCGCCATGAACCTCGTCGGCTACCTCATGGTctacctcgccgtcgacggacgcACGGCCCGGCCGCCGGTGTGGCTCGTCTGCCTCTACATCTTCGTCGGCGCCAACTCGCAGTCCTTCGCCAACACCGGCGCGCTCGTCACCTGCGTCAAGAACTTCCCGGAGAGCCGCGGGGTGGTGCTCGGGATCCTCAAGGGCTTCGTGGGGCTCAGCGGCGCCGTGTACACGCAGCTGTACCTGGCCTTCTACGGCGACGACGCCAAGTCGCTGATCCTCCTCATCGCGTGGCTGCCGGCGGCGATCTCCGTGGTGTTCGTGCACACCATCCGGATCATGCCGTACCCGCGCCGACGCGGCGGGCAGGAGACCAGCGTGGACCCCTTCTTCTGCTTCCTCTACATCTCCATCGGCCTCGCCTGCTACCTGCTCGTCATGATCGTCGTGCAGAAGCAGTTCGCCTTCTCGCACGCCGCGTACGCCATCGCGGCCACGGCGCTGCTCATCGTGCTCTTCCTCCCGCTCTGCGTCGTCATCAAGCAGGAGTACAAGATCCACCGCGAGCGCGAGATCGACGCCGCCAACGAGCCGCCGCCAACCATCACGGTGGCCGATGCACACGGCCTCCAAATGTCCACCAACAGCAAAGCAGATGAGCAGCAGGAGcaggcgccgccgccgtcgtcttcttcctcgtgtATGGGTTCGTTCGGCGGGTGCGTGAAGACCATGTTCCGTCCGCCGGCTCGAGGTGAGGACTACACGATCCTGCAGGCGCTGGTGAGCGTGGACATGCTGGTGCTGTTCGTGGCGACCATCTGCGGCGTGGGCGGCACGCTGACTGCGATCGACAACATGGGGCAGATCGGGCAGTCCCTGGGTTACCCTGCCAAGAGCATCAACACCTTCGTGTCCCTCATCAGCATCTGGAACTACGCCGGCCGCGTCACCTCGGGCTTCGCCTCGGAGGCCCTGCTGGAGCGGTACCGGTTCCCGCGCACGCTGATGCTGACGGTGGTGCTCCTGCTGGCGTGCGCGGGGCACGTGCTGATCGCGCTTGGCGTCCCGCAGTCGCTGTACGCGGCGTCGGTGATCATCGGGTTCTGCTTCGGCGCGCAGTGGCCGCTGGTGTTCGCCATCATCTCGGAGGTGTTCGGGCTCAAGTACTACTCCACGCTCTACAACTTCGGCGGCATGGCCAGCCCCGTGGGCGCCTACATCCTCAACGTGCTGGTGGCCGGGAGGCTCTACGACGCTGAGGCGGACAAGCAGCCGGGCGGCGGGTTCGCGGCGGGGAGCGGACGCGACAAGGTGTGCCTCGGGGTGGAGTGCTTCAAGCGCTCGTTCCTCATCATCACGGCGGCCACGGCGTTCGGCGCCGTGGTGTCGCTGGTGCTGGTGTGGAGGACGTGGAGCTTCTACAAGGGCGACATCTACGCCAGGTTCCGCGACGGCGCCGGCGACGGACGCCTGCCAGTCGACCAGCGGCGGACGCCGGAGAAGGAGGACTCAGCGCCGGCCGATGGCACGAACGCAAAGGGAAGCGAGGCGAGGTGA